GCTGTCAGGATTAGTGAGCGAGTTTTACCATATTGTTAAGACTGTGACTTAGGAGGAAACCGATAAGAAAATGCCAAGTCAGAGGCTTAAAAGTCTAGCATGATGGTCATCAGTAGATATTTTCGTTAATTAAATTTGCATCTAGCACACACTAAGAAGCTCTGCACTATTCCTGTCATAAGTCATACTCGATACCACTCTTCGTGAGAAGAAATATGCTGGTCTTTTTCTGAAGCACGGACCTGCAGCCGTTATTGCTTTCCCATCCTGTATTAGATTCTTTGTTCAATTCATAATAAAGTACTGGGATTGTATTATTTTTCCAACTAGCTCACCTGAAATTTCAGATATGTGAGTTCAGTCATTCCAATTGGAGCAATGTTTGCAATGACACTTTGGCTAGGGAACAGTGCATACCTCTACATATCTGTTGCATTTGCACAGATGTTGAAGGCAATAAGTATGTGCACTCTCTGGTTTTAGATTGAGAAGGTAAAGCGTAGGTTGTAATCAGTTTTGGAACTGATGTTAATATACTCTTTGCTTGAGCATTACAGTGCCTGTAGCCGTGTTTCTCCTTGGAACAGCATTTGGCCTTGAAGAAATGAACTGTAAAATGCTTGCTATCATGTCTATCATCAGCGTGGGAGTTATTGTGGCCTCTGTTGGTGAAATTACAATCAGCTGGGTCGGAGTGGTGTATCAGATGGGTGGAGTTGTAGCGGAGGCCCTTAGACTTATCTTTATCGAGATATTTTTGAAGAAGAAGGGTGTTAGACTGAACTTGATATCCATGATGTACTATGTTAGCCCTTGCAGGTATCTTGTCCACCAGCTCCCCAGATTAATTCTTGAAACTACTGTTTGTTCTCATAATTTAATCTGTGACTTTCCTGCAGTGCCTTTTGCCTGTTCATTCCCTGGTTGTTCTTAGAGAAGCCAAAGATGGATGCAAGTATTTCATGGAACTTCCCACCAGTTACATTGTTCTTAAACTGCATGTGCACATTCGTACTTAATCTGTCAGTTTTCCTTGTCATTTCCCGGACAAGTGCACTGACAGCTCGTGTTACTGGAGTTGTGAGAGATTGGAGTGTGGTGCTGCTGTCAGCTGCTATTTTTGCTGATACAAAGCTTACCTTCATAAACATAGTTGGCTATGCCATAGGTATTCTACTGATTAATCTCGTAATCTGACTTATTTAACTTCATAATTTCTGTGACATCTTTGGGCACATTTTTGGCTAAAAAATTACCTGCACCTGATATTTTCTGGGTTATTCTTTTTTTTGTGTGAATACTTTAGGTTTGAGCCatctttttgaattttttttcaaagaaCTGCATTTAGAAGTGGATTAGATGGTGACTCCATTTTTCTGCAATGTACAGCCATAGTAGGTGTTGTTGCATATAACAATCATAAGCTTAAACCCCAAGTGAACCAGCAGCAGGGTGCTGACAGCAAAGTCAGCCCAGGAAGCCCTCGACATGTCGAGATACCATTGAACTCTACAAAAGAATCTTCATAACATCGAAGGTAGTGGGATCTTGGACAGAATTTTTTGGGGGAAGGTAATATAAGTTCGAAAACTTTCAATTCATGCACCTGTCATGCACGGAACATACTGACGGTTGGTGCATTTACTGTTGATCCAGGAGAATTGAGCTCTTGATTGTGCTAAGAGTTGTCCAGCTCTCCATGGATACATTCTTCCTACAAATCAACAGGAAGACCGGAAATTTTGTACAATGATATGGAAGATACGGTAGCATACTGATTTGTACTATTGTTGCCCGGAACAGGGCGGGCACATCATAAAGGTCAATTAGGTTATGTAGATGTGTTTGTTGTCTTAGAAATCCATCAGGTGCTCCCAAAGATGCAACCTGATTCTGTTGGTATACTTCGTTACTTTGGAGGGTCCTGCCAACAAGATGGACCTTGTATATGAAGTATGTCTGTATGCACATTGTACTTCTTCAAATATGAAAGAATACCATATGTGAACTTTTTTTTTAGCTTGCACGTTTTCCATGTCCATTTATTGTCTCCGGAAGCTATTCCGTTTTAAAAAGTAAAGATCCATATGATATGTGGAATGTTCTTTCTGCGAATGAAGTTGTTAAGATCCTGTTTGGAAGGCGGATATactttttgatttttttttcgaaaaggggactccccggcctctgcatcagaacaaTGCATATGGCCACATTTATAGATAAATAAAGAGGTTCAACAATGCATATGGCCACATTTATAGATAA
This sequence is a window from Aegilops tauschii subsp. strangulata cultivar AL8/78 chromosome 7, Aet v6.0, whole genome shotgun sequence. Protein-coding genes within it:
- the LOC109743245 gene encoding probable sugar phosphate/phosphate translocator At3g14410 translates to MKSTTVAKPQNGSRRTRPDRRRDRFSVSIPPQQPAMERNGGKQQQQQQLETAAPAPAPRKGAWRDGAVTYFHLLFYIAISGGQIFFNKWVLSSKEINFPYPVALTLLHMLFSSVVCFAATKIFKVIKIDEGMTTDVYVSSVIPIGAMFAMTLWLGNSAYLYISVAFAQMLKAIMPVAVFLLGTAFGLEEMNCKMLAIMSIISVGVIVASVGEITISWVGVVYQMGGVVAEALRLIFIEIFLKKKGVRLNLISMMYYVSPCSAFCLFIPWLFLEKPKMDASISWNFPPVTLFLNCMCTFVLNLSVFLVISRTSALTARVTGVVRDWSVVLLSAAIFADTKLTFINIVGYAIAIVGVVAYNNHKLKPQVNQQQGADSKVSPGSPRHVEIPLNSTKESS